Proteins encoded within one genomic window of Macaca fascicularis isolate 582-1 chromosome 16, T2T-MFA8v1.1:
- the LOC135967750 gene encoding uncharacterized protein yields the protein MPLLGTLGGTGKTRPGAEGRGPEPGRLRLVAGLAQGGWGRPCPAFPLLPSPGDLLSRSPCVPPARGSGNAGLRLVVWSGRSRSRGGHLHPESPTATGLQTRPLRAHLPHQGLSPHSSAGPGKTPRGIPSAGTPTGRSVSGWIRRGPGHGSFPDMGEHREGKGLGAGVPGGSLERERAPVASRSPASTAYVTQDIAASTPESALGASACSPPIPQWRVALRLPSPSGGMRPVQLPRQCGVKGSRRAELPGAHGLGIPRSLLHRAAPALPGFLCNSITREAPAESARQNFLPDWGWAAVARNNPRRPGFLSPLGRASA from the exons ATGCCTCTGCTGGGGACCTTGGGGGGCACGGGGAAGACGAGGCCCGGAGCCGAAGGTCGGGGCCCGGAGCCGGGAAGGCTGCGTCTGGTCGCTGGCTTAGCTCAAGGAGGGTGGGGCCGCCCCTGCCCCGCCTTCccacttctcccctcccctgggGATTTGCTGTCCCGGAGTCCCTGCGTCCCTCCCGCGCGCGGCTCTGGGAATGCTGGGCTGAGGCTAGTTGTCTGGTCCGGGCGTTCCCGTTCGCGGGGAGGTCATTTGCACCCTGAATCACCCACTGCTACCGGACTGCAGACCCGCCCGCTCCGGGCCCACCTCCCACACCAGGGCCTTTCCCCGCACAGCTCGGCCGGGCCTGGAAAAACTCCGAGAGGGATTCCCAGCGCAGGAACGCCCACCGGGCGCAGTGTCTCGGGCTGGATAAGAAGGGGACCCGGCCACGGCTCCTTCCCCGACATGGGggaacacagagaagggaagggattGGGGGCGGGGGTGccaggaggatccctggagcgCGAGAGAGCACCGGTAGCCAGCAGGTCTCCTGCGTCCACCGCCTACGTGACGCAAGATATAGCGGCGTCAACGCCTGAGTCGGCGCTGGGGGCCTCGGCCtgctcccctcccatcccccagtGGAGGGTAGCCCTTCGCCTACCTTCTCCTTCCGGTGGGATGCGGCCCGTGCAGCTCCCGCGCCAGTGCGGAGTCAAGGGGAGCAGGCGCGCAGAGCTCCCAG GCGCGCATGGGCTCGGCATCCCGCGCTCCCTCCTCCACCGCGCGGCTCCCGCGCTGCCAGGTTTCCTATGTAACAGTATAACCAGGGAGGCACCGGCGGAGAGCGCCCGACAGAACTTCCTCCCGGACTGGGGCTGGGCTGCGGTT